The Fulvivirga maritima genome segment AGCCCCTACATTTTCTGATGTAGCCTATGTTAATGATGATCAAGAAGCTCATCTATTAGATATTTACGTGCCAGATGGCTTAGAAGTACCTAATCGTGCAGTACTTTTTATTCATGGTGGAGGCTGGAGTTCAGGTTCTAAAGAGCTAACTATGGGGTACTGCCAGGAGTTGCTTGAAGCGGGAATCACTGTAGTAGGGGTAAATTACAGGCATAGTCAAGATACGCTTTTTCCGGCACAGTTACATGATGTAAAAACAGCAGTTAGATTTTTAAAAACTCATGCAGATGACTATAAAATCGATACTTGTAATATTGGCGTGATGGGTGTTTCTGCAGGAGGACACCTAGCGGCTTTACTAGGTACTTCGCTTGAGGTTAATGAGTTGGAAGGAGCGCATTTGGGTAGCACTGAAGCCAGTAGTGAAGTGCAGGCAGTAGTTGATTTTTTTGGTCCTACTTATTTTCTGGAGATGGATCAATATTACCCTGGTAGTTGTAACGATCCTTTGATACATGATAGGAATAATTCTTCAGAGTCTCATTTGTTAGGGTGCAGAATTAGTGAGTGTACTGACTTAGTGGATTTTGCCAATCCACTGGCATATATTGATGGGAATGAGCCACCGTTTGCTATTTATCATGGAGATGCTGACTGTGCCGTACCTATGCATCAGAGCCAGATTTTACGAGATAAGCTAATTGAATTTGGAATAGAAACGGAATATACAGAAGAGCCGGGGGGAGGGCATGATGATTTTTTAGATACAGAATTAATGCAGGAAGTGGCTGCTTATTTTATTAAGGTACTCAATAATGATTGTACTGATTATGAAAGGCCTGCAACTCCTCCTGTTACAGGGGTGGGAAATGATGCTTCAAAGCATTATAATATATTTCCGAATCCTTCAAGAGAGTACGTAAACCTACAAGGAGACTTTATGGATGAGATAGAGGTGCATGATATGAAGGGGAAAGTAATATTAAGGCAGTCAGTAAAAGCGGGAGATCAAATCAATACAGCTGGCTGGAGAGATGGTTTATATATGATATCTATTTACTATAAAAATGAAAAGCGCTATTCTTCTCGGTTAATGAAAGAATAGCGCTTTTTATTTTAGAAAGCTTCTATAAATATCCCTTTTTGATCAATTCGTTATACATTTCTATACAAACCCAGGCATCAGTAGCAGCATAGTAAACTTGCTTTTCTGTTAAAGTATCACTTTCCCAGTTAGATATCTGAGCGCTTTTAGAAACTCTGAAACCAAGGATAATGGCTACTAGTTTGCGTAAGCCATTACTTTCTATGCCTATGTGTTTCACTATCTTATTGAGCTCTACAAAACCTCCTGGCGTAAAATCCTTGAGCTTTTGCATATCTTTAATGTCATCTCTGAGGGCTATGCCTATCTTTTTTATATTTTCATTTTCAAGGAAATGAATAAGCTCAGGAGTAAAACCAGTAATATTTACCCTAATAAGAAATACTTCCTTATCAGTTGCAATTTGTATAAGCGAGACATCATTAAACTCCCCTTTTTTAAAAGCGGGCTTAGTTTCAGTGTCAAAGCCAACGGCCTTAGTTTTGTTTATTTTGTTAAAAGCTTTGTTTATACCTTCCGCAGTGGTAATAATGTGCACTTTCCCCTCATAACGCTGTAAGTCGAGCTTGTTAATCTCCTCGGCACTGATAGTCTCAGCGTAAGTAGACTTAATTTTCTTCTTTCTCTGACTTGTCGATCCTTCTGATTTTGATATTGGCATAAGCAAACAATATTGTCATAAATGGGCTTAAAAGATTAAAAAAACAATATGGTAAGTAGCTAACTGTAGCTACCCCAAGTGTGGTGGACTGGTAAGCCCCGCAAGTGTTCCAGGGAACGAGTACTGATGTGACCGTTCCTGAGTCTTCCAGTGTACGGCTTAGGTTTTCAGGAGCGAGACCTCTTTCCTTAAATTCGCTGGAAAACATTCTTCCAGGAACTACTATGGCTATGTATTGGTCTGAAGCAGTTAGATTAAACGTTATACAAGTACCCGCTGTAGAGGCTACTAACGAGCCAGTAGAGTGAGCTAGCTTTATAATGGAAGCCGCTATTACCTTGAGCATATTATTGCCTTCCATTACCCCACCAAAGATCATAGCACAGATGATGAGCCATACTGTAGGTAATATACCTTGCATGCCGCTGGAGCTGAGTAGAGAGTCTACCATTTCATTGCCAGTGGTGAGTTGTATCTCTGTAAACATAGCCTTCATGAGTGCTTTGTAGCCTGATTCAACATTGTAAACATCTACTTCCGCTACGGCCTGTATAGCTTGTGGCTGAAAAATTAATGCAAAAACACAGGCTAACAGAGTACCGATTAATAACGCAGGTAACGCAGGTACTTTTTTCACTATTAATAAGATAACAGTGGCCGGAACAATAAACAATAAAAGGTTAATATTAAATTCTGAAGCAATAGCAGTCTGTACTTCACCTACTGAGTTAATGGCGGTGTCGCTATCTATGGTAAATCCCCAGATTAGAAATATAGTCAGGGTAATGATCATGGTAGGCCCTGTGGTGAAGAGCATGTACTTGATGTGGGTGAATAAATCCGTTCCTGCCATAGCCGGAGCTAAGTTGGTGGTGTCTGATAAAGGAGACATTTTATCACCGAAGTAAGCACCTGATATTACTGCGCCGGCAATAATCCCCGGGCTTAATCCTAATGCCTGTCCTATTCCCATTAAAGCAATACCTATGGTAGCGGTGGTAGACCATGAGCTACCAGTGGCTATTGATACCACAGCACTAACTATACAAGCCGCAAATAAGAATATGGTAGGGTTAAGAATGTCTAAACCGTAATAGATCATAGCTGGCACTACTCCGCTGATAAGCCAGCTACCTGCTAGTGCCCCTATCATTAACAGAATAAGAATGGCACTCATGGCAGAGCTTATACTTTTTACTATCCCATCCAGTACTTCATCCCAACTATAATTGAGTGTTATGGATAAAATTCCTCCTAGTGCGGCAGCAAATATTAGTGCCATCTGGTTAGGGCCGTATGAGGCGTCTTCTCCAAAAATGGCTACGTTAGCAGCTAGTAATAAGATCAGAAAAACTATGGGTACAAAAGAAAGTAAAAGTGAGGGCTCCTTGTGCTCTTTGTTCATGTGTTAGGGGTTAGAAATATCGAATATATAAAAAGATTTTGTTAAACCATCATATTAGCCAGTTTCTCGCCTAATTGAGTACCTATGGCTACACCCATTCCTCCCAGCCGGAAGCCCGCAAACACTCTGTCAGAGACTTGGGTAAGTAGCGGCTCTTTATGTTCTCCGAAAGCCATAATGCCTGACCAGAAGTAGTCTATTTCATATTGATAGTCAGGAAGAATGGTTTCTTTAAGGGTATGGGTTAGGTTCTCGGTTATTTTGTTGTTAATTCCCTGGTCGGTAGTTGTCTCAGTTTCAATATCCAGGTTTCTTGCACCACCTAGAATAATTCGGTCTTCAAAGTTTCTGAAATAATAAAATCCCTGATCCATATGAAAAACACCCTGAATGGTAAGGTTGCTGATCGGCTTGGTTATCAATACTATTCCTCTGCCAGGTGCTATTTCGGCCTCAGGCATTAATTGTTTTGTAAAGGCGTTGGTGCAAATGGCCACCTTATCGGCTTTGAAGTTAATTTCTTTGTAAAGCTTATCTTTTACCGTTACCTCTACTCCGGTTTCAGTTTCATTATAAGCCTCTACTTCTGCTCCAGTATGGATAATAATGCCTAATTGTTCGGCTTTGCCTATTAAGGCTTTCATCATTTTGCCGGTATCTATCTGCCCTTCAAAAGGGGAGTAGATAATGGATTTTACTACCGAAGTATTAAACCCAAACTGACCTATTAACTTATTGTCGATGAGGAAGGGCTGGCTGGAGAAAATCGGCTCAAGCAGGCTGTTAACTTCATCAATTTCTTTTAGAAAGGGCAATTCCTCTTCTCGAATAAGCTCATAGCCGCCATAGTTTTGGTAGTCAATAGGCTCATCTCCAAGCCGGGCTCTTAGTTTAAGAAGGCCTTTGTATCTTTCCTGAGCCAGGTTGTAAGTCCTTTCCTTACCCAAGGTCTTGATGTCCTGTAAAAGCTCTGTAAGGCTTCCAAAACAGGCGAAACCAGCATTTTTGGTGCTAGCTCCTGAAGGGAGTAAGCCTCTTTCTAAGATGGCGATGTTAGCGTTGGGTTCCTTTTCCTTCATTGAAATGGCGGTGGATAAACCCACGATTCCACTTCCGATGATAATATAGTCATAGTTAATAAAGGATTGTCTTTCCCAGACACTAAACATAACAGGTTCTCTTTTAAGTCCTTCCAAATATATGGAGATGAAATTTATATTAATTATATTTTCTATTTAAATCCTAAAAATGACGCTATGAATATTAAGAACATTGTCCAAAAAGCAGGTAATTCTGCATTTTACCTATGGCTTTTGAACCAGGGGCTGAGCAGAATGATACCTTTTAATAAACCACATGGGTTTAAAGTGGTGCATATTGATGAAAAAAGTATAAAAACAGAACTGCCATTTAAGAAGCGAAATTTTAACCATATAAAAGGAATCCATGCTTGTGCGTTGGCAACATTGTCTGAGTTTACTACTGGCTTTCTTATGGTTTCCCGGTTAGACCCTAAGAAATATAGAATTATATTGAAAACCTTGGAAATGGATTATCACTATCAGGGTAAGATGAAGGTGCAGGCTGCTTTTGAAATAGGAGATAAGTGGCTTCAGGAAAATATTTATGGTCCGCTACAGTCATCAGAATCTACAGTAGTGGTGTGTGTGGTGAAGGTTTTTGATGTAGAAGGGAATCATATTTCTACGGGTAAAGTGCATTGGCAGGTGAAATCATGGGATAAGGTAAAGACTAAAATCAATTAAAGAAGTGCCTTTTATTTCGTAAATTATTAAGAAAACCTCATGAGAAAAATACAACAACTACTGCGAGAATATGGCGAGAGACATCAGAACCCTACTAATAAACGAGTGCACTGGATTTGCGTACCTTTAATTTTTTTTAGTATAGTAGCCATGGTGTGGTCTATACCTGCGGTATCCTTGCAAAATCTGGTCAATAGTCAAAGCCCTTTTGTGAATTGGGCAACGCTTATTCTGTTTTTGGTTTTTATATATTACGTAACCCTTTCAGTGCCATTGGCTTTCGGTATGCTGGCATTTTCTGCGCTGTGCCTGGTGGCATCTTTTGGTTTATCACAATTAAACTTTTTGCCAGTATGGGGCTTGGCGTTAATTATATTTATCATTGCATGGATAGGCCAGTTTTATGGTCATAAAATGGAGGGTAAGAAACCGTCATTTTTTAAAGATGTTCAGTTTCTTATGATTGGGCCAGCCTGGCTCATGCACTTTATTTTTAAGCGTTTGGGAATAGATTATTAAATAGTTTTTTGGAGCCACATATTATTCATTTGAAAACATCTGCCGGAAAAGGAGGTGAATTATCGGTGATTGATGAAGATCAATTGCCTTTTCAGGTTAAAAGATCTTACTGGATTTATAACCTGAAAGAAGATGCTAAGCGTGGAGGGCATGTTCACCTTAATTCTGACAGGGTACTAGTTTGCTTACAAGGAGAGGCAGAAGTGAAATTGAGAAACAAAAAAGGTGAAGAGTGGGATTTTGTACTCAATAACCCGGGGAGTGCACTTTACTTTCCCAGACAGTATTGGATAGACATGTCTTGTAAGCAAGGCAGCATTTTGATGGCGCTCACCTCTTGTGGTTATGCAGAAGATGAGTTGGAAACCAATTGGGATAACTTTATTATTTCATGAAGTCTGGTGCAAGCCACCGATTGAAGGTAGAGCAGTATCCTTTTTCAAATGCAACAGCGGCTTCTTTGATCTATAATTCAGAAGCTTATCTTTCCAGTTATCCTACCGGTAATCTGTACAGGTTTTCATTGCTGAAAAAGGGAGAGGAGGTGACTTTTATCCACTTTTATATTGAAGGAAGTGAAGCTGAAAACGCGCTGTATTCAGGAATTGCCTCCTTTGATGGTAAGCAAGTGAACTCTGAAAATATAACTCTATTAATGACTAGCTTAAAAGAGTGGGGTTTAGAGCATGGTATAAAGTATTTTGTGATTAAGTGTGCGCCTTGTTTTTATTATAATGATGGGATGATTCTTAATGATGCAATGCTATTTTCAGGAGCCGAGATGTCAGTATCAGAGCTTAACCAGCATATAGCGGTGACTAACTCTGATTATATGTCATTGCTAAAAAAGAATGAGAAAAAGCGACTGAGGAAATGTCATAAAAATGGATTTACCTTTCGTAAACTAGATGTTACTTTTTTGCCAGAAGCATATAAAATCATAAAGGATAACAGAGATTTAAAGGGCTTTCCTATGACTATGAGTTATCAGGGCTTGCTGAAAATGTTCAAGGCTTTTCCTGACCGCTATCTTTTATTCGGAGTTTTTGATGATGATAAATTAATTGCGGTAGCCGTGAGCATTCTTGTGAGTGATCAGGTGCTTTATAATTTTTACCATGGTGATGATTTTAATTACCGTACTCATAGCCCTATAGTCATGATTCTGGAAGGGGTGTATTCCTTTTGCCAAACAGAAAATATTCAGTTTCTGGATCTAGGGATTTCTTCAGTAACTGGAAAAGTAAATGAAGGTCTTTATGCGTTTAAGCAAAATTGCGGAGCAATAGAAACGAAGCGTAATCTGATCACTTTGAATGTATAGCTTCCTCATATAGTTTTAATATAGCAGGAGCTACCGCATCTACAGAATAATTTTCGTGAAAAACATTCCTTATAGTTTCAGTATCAAAGGTTTTTTTATGCTCAATAAACCATTTGATTTTATCTGCAATGTCTGTAGCCGTAATTTTCTCTATAAATATGCCTGTTTGATCAGTAATGATGTCTTTTGGCCCACCAATAGGTGCTGCTATACTAGGTATGCCCGCGGCCATGGCTTCAATATAAGATACCCCGAAAGATTCGGAATAACTTGTAAGTATATGACCATGTGATTTTTGCATGAGCACCATAACCTTTGGTTTTGAAAGCTCCCCCAACCATTCAATTGAATTTTTAAATTTTAAGGAGGAGGCAAACTGTTGCATATCTTCTAAGTCAGGGCCAGCTCCAGCTATTTTTAGGGTGCAGTTATGGTCATCTAATAGGCTCCAGGCTTCTATCAATTCTTTAATGCCTTTGCTCCTTGATATAGAGTTAGCATAGCAAAAGGTGAGTTTTTCTTCTTTTGCATCATAGAAAGTTTTAGGAGCGCTAATGAAATTCGGAATGATTACCGGATCGCAGTCAGGTAAAATATTTCTTATGCTCTCTTTTAAAAAGGAGCTTACCGCTACCATTTTTGATGCATTTTGCATGGCAGTCGCTATTTCTTCTCTTAGTTGTCCGCTCTTGTTGAGATGGTATTTTTGAGGAAAAGGCGACATATGTTCTGTAATCAGATAAGGAATGCCTAATTGCTTAGACAGTTCGTGCGCTATATATCCTGCCGGGTAATTAACATGAGCATGAAGCAGATCTACTTTACCATAAGTAGCTTCAAATTCCTTTAAATTTTCAATACTGGCTGTGATTTTCGCTTTTATATTGCCTTTTTTTATTCGATAATGAAAGGAGTAAACAGGATGAAAATATTCACAAACATTGCCTCTCAGTGGTTTTGCGAATGACTTGTTTCTGGAAGTCAGCTTTTTTATTGAGTTGAATGGCCTTTTTGAATGTAATAGCAGCTTTTCATCATTTTGGCCCCACAAGCTTATACCGAAATTAATATTCGGGTAGTATTCAGCTAACCATAGGGTCTGCTCTCGGATAAAAATGCCATTGAGCCAATTGCTGTCAGAAGGATACCATGATGGAATCACAAATACATTCATAAAGGTAAAAATATGGAGTCTTAGCCTGAAAATGTAAGCATTAGGTAAAAGGATGTTTAAATGGGCCTTTAATTTCTGTATTTAAGGATTTGTAGTGTCGAGATCCCGTTTTCTCACTTCCTTTAAAAGGAAAATGTTATAAAGCATAATGCTGATGATCTCAGCGCACACTAGCGCGATAAGCCCATAGTATAATCCACCATATTTAATGCCTAGATATAATGACAAGAATCTGGCGGAAAGGGAAACGAAGGAAAAGATAAGGCCATAATATTGCTTATTCATAGCAGCAAAAGTGCTGCTGGTGGGCGTGCTTATAAACATACATAAAAGCATCATGCTGAGTATTTGAACCATTTCGCCAGATTGCTCCCAACTGGCACCAAATACAAAAATAAAGACATCATCTCCGATAAGTAGTAGGGCAATGAACACAGGAGCTCCAATTGTTAATAATAACTTCCAGCAGCGTAGTAGTTCTGGCTTTATGGATCGGTTTTCCTGAATTAATAGACCGATTTTTTTATAAAATATCTGACCTATGCCTGCTCCAATTATTGCTTCCGGCAAGCTAAGCATGCGGTAAGCTAATGAAAATTGGCCAGTTATTGCTTCAGAGGTTAAAACAGGTAAAAGTAATATCGGGATTTGACTTGAAACGCGCTCAACTAATCCGCTAGGGAATGAATAGTAGGGGAAGAACTTATGTTTTTTTAATAAAATGGCCGCTTTACTAATATTCAATTTGGAGAAAATGAACCGTAGATTGCTGAGCGCAATAAGGAAAAGAGTGGCTTGTCCGGCAATTGCAGCCAATACCAAATGGTTATATCCCCACTGGAATGAAGCGTATAAAATGGCCGCCCCTTGAAAAAATAATCGATCTATAACTTTTACTGTGGAAAGGAGTTTAAGCTGGTTGGTTCTTAAATAGTACCATTGCCCAATTTGATTAGCAGCTCCAAAAAGTACTGCTAAAATGAGTAGCCAGTACAAGTTGTTGCTGAGCGGAACATGTAGTAATTCCGGAATCCTTACTAAAGCAACCATGCTTAATATGGCCACAAAAACCAAAAGAATAATAAAAAGCGTTTGTATGAAAATAGATAAGTCCTTATTCTTTTTTATCAGCACTATGGCTTTGTCATATTGTAAAGTGGCTACAGAGATGAGTATGATCAAGCAGCTTTGAAATACAGCAAATTCTCCAAATAGAGTGTCAGTGTAAAGCCTGGTTATGATGGGATAGCCTACCAGCGTAATCAGTAAAGAGATGATATTGCCGAAGGTGAGAATGCTCACTTCTTTAAAGTATCCTTGAAATATCGATATGAGGTTTGATTTTTTCAAGGCGTTATTTCTTAGTGATAGATTTTAGTTTTTTGAGGGTTTTCAATACAGTAGACTCATATTTAATAAGAAAGTATTTTTCCTCAATAGCTCCAAAACTCTTAAAAAAATAGGCTATTCCAGGTATGTGTGAGCCCTCAAAGTCTAAAGTGCAGTTGCTATCAGATTGTTTTTTTATGACCTCATCCAAAATTAAGGAGTTAGCATTTAATGAGCGTCCGAGGTCAGTGTTGGCGCTAAATAAGTAGGTGATTCGGCTTTTGTATTTTATAAAAAAGGCAATTGAAATCAGTTGCTTGTCTTTAATGGCTTTTATTAACAAGCCTGTGTCATTTTTCAGGCTTTCTGAAATTAGCTCATGTATTTTTAAATATGCTGTATCTGATACTCCATCTGTAATCTTTGGAGAAACTTCTTTTTTAAATAAATTGATCAAATCATCCGCTTCAGAACCATTAATTATCTCAATATCGGTTTTTCGGGCTTGTTTTAATCTGCTTTTTCTATCTCTCCTATATTTGGCTGCTAATTCTTCATATTTTTCACTGAGCGGAAGTATATGGTTGGTTTGAGTTTCTCCGGTGAAGGTTTCTGCATAATTGTAGTTTAGAGGGTAAATGAAAGAAGAAAATTTTTTAATAATTTCACTCTTTACCTCTTTTATAATTTCGTCACTTATAAAACCAAACATACCTAAACGCTGAGCTAAAACTGGCTTTGGGTGAAGCGAAAAGCCATAGTTTTTATGGCTAAGTAGCGGCATTATAAAAGAATAAGCATCATTTTTTTCTATTACCCATGCCTCCCAGTCAGGGTGTATTATGCTTAAGAACCAGTATTGGCAATACACCATTCCATCAGGAGATTGCATGAGGCATTCATCCCATTTTTTTTGATCTATTTGTGTATGTTTAAGGTGTTTTAGCAATTGATTTTTTAATATGTCAGATCAGCCCCTGGTATCTATTATTTGTCTGAGTTACAATCATGAACGCTTTGTGAAAGAAGCCCTGATGTCTGTTTTTCAGCAAACATATAAAAATATAGAAATTATTGTAGTGGATGATGCCAGTACTGATAATAGTAAGGAGGTAATTACTGATTTGTTGAAGCACCATCCAGAAGTGAAATTCATGGCTCTGGAGAAAAATATTGGAAACTGTAAGGCTTTTAATCAAGCGTATGCAGTTAGCTCAGGTGAGTTTATTATTGACTTGGCGGCTGATGATGTTCTTCTTCCTCAAAGGGTGGCGCAAGGTGTAAAAGCGCTGTTAAATAGCGGAGAGGACTATGGGGTTAATTTTACTAATGCCGAGGTAATAGATGAGCAGGGGGATTTTATGAAACATCATTACCCAATTAATCAAGAGAGAAAATCTACTGTATTTGTGCCCTCCGGCGATGTGTTTAAAGACTTAGTGGCTCGCTATTTCATCTGTCCGCCTACTATGATGTATACCCGGGCTCTTGTTGAATATTTGGGTGGCTATGATGAAAACCTCACTTATGAAGATTTTGATTTATGGATCAGGTCATCAAGAGTTTTTAAATATGCTTTTACTGATGAAATTTTAGTGAAAAGAAGAATGGTGCAAGGTTCAAAACGAAGTATGCAGTTTAAGATTAGAAGCCCTCATTTAAGAACAACCTACACGGTAATGCAAAAGGCGAAGGCGTTAATTAGCAACGAAGCTGAAGCAAAAGCCTTTAAAAGCCGGGTGTATTATGAAGTGAAGGTAGCTCTGCGATATTTAGACTTTCCTTTGGCTTATAATTACCTTAGGCTGTTGCAATAATTACTTATCGTCTGTTGTCATCTCCTTCAATGATACTCACATAGCTGATATAGCGGCTTTCTGAAATTTCACCATTATCTACAGCATCTTTAACTGCGCATTTTGGTTCATGCAGGTGGGTGCAATTGTGAAACTTACACTCTGATTGCAATGCCCTCATTTCAGGAAAATAATCTGAAAGTTCTTCAGTTTCTATATCTATTATGCCTAATTCCTTAATTCCAGGTGTGTCAATGACAAAAGTAGAAGGCGAAACTTCAAACATCTCAGCAAAGGTAGTGGTATGAACCCCTTTTTGAGCGAAGTCTGATATGGCTCCTGTTTTTTGCTCTATTTCCGGGGCTATTTTGTTTAGTAAAGTGGACTTGCCTACGCCACTATGACCAGAAAACAGGCTCTTCTTTCCATTTAAGATTTCAGATACTGAGTTAATGCCTTCATCTTTTAAGGCTGAAACTTTCAGGCAAGTGACACCTATTTTGTCATAAATTTCTATGATTTCATCAATCATAGCTATGCCTTTTTCATGGAGAAGGTCAATTTTATTAAATATGATTACTTGAGGAATTCTAAACGATTCGGCAGTAATTAAAAAACGATCTATAAAGCCAAGTGAAGTCCTCGGGTAAGTGAGTGTAACAATAAGAACGGCCTGATCCAGGTTAGCGGCTAGTATATGTCCCTGGCTTTTTAGCTTTACTGATTTTCTTATGATATAGTTTTCTCTCGGTAATATCTCTGTAATTACAGCTTCAGTGTCATTTTCAAGGCTTATAGTCACCTTATCGCCTACAGCTATGGGGTTTGTAGTTTTAAACCCTTTAAGCCTGAGCTTGCCTCTGGTACGGGCTTGATAAATTTTATGGTCTTCAGCCAGTACATCATACCATGAGCCGGTAGATTTTAGAACTTCTCCTGTCATGATAATATTTCTTTGCAGTGATTAATTATTTTGTCTGTTGCTCCCGTGTGGTCAAGCACATAATCTCTGTTGACCTGGCTGCCTATGTTGTAGGTTTTTTCTTCCATAAACTGATGAAACTGGAATCTTAGCTGGTTATTATCCCCTATGGCTACCGCGCCTCCGAGGTTAACCAGATCCACTGCTTCTCTGAATTTAGTGTAATTTTTATTGCCAAAGAAAATAGGTAATCCAAAAGTAGCCGCTTCTAATATGTTATGTAGGCCTGCGCCAAAAGCACCACCAACATAAGCATAATCTGCATAGCCATATAAGCTGGAAAGCATGCCTACATTATCTATTATTAATATGTCGTTTTCCTGGGTATTTGAGCTGGTAAGCTGAGAAAATCGAATAGTCTTTTTAATGGCTTCTTTTTCTATTCTCTGCATAAATCTTTCCTCGATTTCATGCGGAGCAATGATGAATTTTAAAGGAAATTCGTTGATGAATGATAGCAGTACATCAAAATCTTCTGGCCAGCAGCTGCCTACTACCATAAGTTTATCATTACCCTTAAACTGTTTAACCAGAGGGATATCTTTTTTATTATTCACAATACTGACCACCCTATCGAAACGAGTGTCCCCAGAAATAGAAACATTATTAAATGAAAGGTTATTTAGCAGCTCTTTAGACTTATGGTCTTGCACAAAGAAATGTGATACTTGTTTAAGTATATGACGGTAAAACCCTCCGTATTTTTTGAAATATACCTGGTCGTTTCTGAAAATAGATGATACCGATAAAATAGGGATGTTATTTTTTCTAAGAGCTCTTAGGTGGAAGTACCAGTATTCATATTTTACGAAGATAGCCAGGTTGGGCTTGGTTATGTTTATAAACTGCTTGGCGTTGCCAGGAGTGTCCAGGGGGAGGTAATATACAAAATCTGCTAGTGGGTAATCTTTTCTCACTACATAACCAGAAGGGGAAAAGAAGGTGAGTAAGATTTTGAAGTGGGGAAAATCCTTTTTAAATGCTTCTATAACAGGCCTTCCTTGCTCAAATTCT includes the following:
- the rsgA gene encoding ribosome small subunit-dependent GTPase A yields the protein MTGEVLKSTGSWYDVLAEDHKIYQARTRGKLRLKGFKTTNPIAVGDKVTISLENDTEAVITEILPRENYIIRKSVKLKSQGHILAANLDQAVLIVTLTYPRTSLGFIDRFLITAESFRIPQVIIFNKIDLLHEKGIAMIDEIIEIYDKIGVTCLKVSALKDEGINSVSEILNGKKSLFSGHSGVGKSTLLNKIAPEIEQKTGAISDFAQKGVHTTTFAEMFEVSPSTFVIDTPGIKELGIIDIETEELSDYFPEMRALQSECKFHNCTHLHEPKCAVKDAVDNGEISESRYISYVSIIEGDDNRR
- a CDS encoding lipopolysaccharide biosynthesis protein produces the protein MKKSNLISIFQGYFKEVSILTFGNIISLLITLVGYPIITRLYTDTLFGEFAVFQSCLIILISVATLQYDKAIVLIKKNKDLSIFIQTLFIILLVFVAILSMVALVRIPELLHVPLSNNLYWLLILAVLFGAANQIGQWYYLRTNQLKLLSTVKVIDRLFFQGAAILYASFQWGYNHLVLAAIAGQATLFLIALSNLRFIFSKLNISKAAILLKKHKFFPYYSFPSGLVERVSSQIPILLLPVLTSEAITGQFSLAYRMLSLPEAIIGAGIGQIFYKKIGLLIQENRSIKPELLRCWKLLLTIGAPVFIALLLIGDDVFIFVFGASWEQSGEMVQILSMMLLCMFISTPTSSTFAAMNKQYYGLIFSFVSLSARFLSLYLGIKYGGLYYGLIALVCAEIISIMLYNIFLLKEVRKRDLDTTNP
- a CDS encoding 3-deoxy-D-manno-octulosonic acid transferase, which encodes MGKLSYRLFIFFYRVFISFAALFNKKAKQFSQGRKNLFQELSNDFKSHSGDLAWFHCASLGEFEQGRPVIEAFKKDFPHFKILLTFFSPSGYVVRKDYPLADFVYYLPLDTPGNAKQFINITKPNLAIFVKYEYWYFHLRALRKNNIPILSVSSIFRNDQVYFKKYGGFYRHILKQVSHFFVQDHKSKELLNNLSFNNVSISGDTRFDRVVSIVNNKKDIPLVKQFKGNDKLMVVGSCWPEDFDVLLSFINEFPLKFIIAPHEIEERFMQRIEKEAIKKTIRFSQLTSSNTQENDILIIDNVGMLSSLYGYADYAYVGGAFGAGLHNILEAATFGLPIFFGNKNYTKFREAVDLVNLGGAVAIGDNNQLRFQFHQFMEEKTYNIGSQVNRDYVLDHTGATDKIINHCKEILS
- a CDS encoding glycosyltransferase family 2 protein, translated to MSDQPLVSIICLSYNHERFVKEALMSVFQQTYKNIEIIVVDDASTDNSKEVITDLLKHHPEVKFMALEKNIGNCKAFNQAYAVSSGEFIIDLAADDVLLPQRVAQGVKALLNSGEDYGVNFTNAEVIDEQGDFMKHHYPINQERKSTVFVPSGDVFKDLVARYFICPPTMMYTRALVEYLGGYDENLTYEDFDLWIRSSRVFKYAFTDEILVKRRMVQGSKRSMQFKIRSPHLRTTYTVMQKAKALISNEAEAKAFKSRVYYEVKVALRYLDFPLAYNYLRLLQ